A window from Toxoplasma gondii ME49 chromosome IX, whole genome shotgun sequence encodes these proteins:
- a CDS encoding hypothetical protein (encoded by transcript TGME49_266410~Predicted trans-membrane domain (TMHMM2.0):53-72:144-167): MAISRRDGGRRRGAVEEDNVEFPRPTTLARRRRELRRRSSTEATGSTASPRSRVGTTVFFMVLLSVVSYLLVQNRKRIANFVGDSGVTLAVVTDQVPEASTSTSDVVQVSDDALEDSDAKAEIASSYKIPADVVRRATKLARDHYVLSAFFAATVVSLAVYSGHLPFLGAPQSGAARSSAGGPLRFADLFPHLLKSENVDRDATEIESRALEQLGVVASSWKPTESLRKFFEWLMSERPGPAADEPTLPSVEFVNGLVGTMVAKLKASVSNLPAGGMLMSLGKMLMFAGVIFGAGQLTTRVLKAEVNAVTGRFGVVRRQIWEREQAAQEAENVVNQLQQHVTKLEAKLEMEREALKSESERAATARVMLKQLKETSEGVVEDKAAVLEAAGREAEDRRAKIAAIVAQIKETNEEIKRLEAERAALQEEVHLASVEVASLVGDVDTQRGTVGAGGRPRGEQGKREALEQLEKETQVMLSVIDELNSAIDKATTLKDITTKRVIDLQNVHATAAEATKREQEETEKVVQAMCDVIDRIENDTNDARSNLVILEEKLKDANAKIEAIRQAAEGQEDPQQLRAAIQAQEA; the protein is encoded by the coding sequence ATGGCGATTTCGCGCAGAGACGGAgggcggaggagaggagcCGTGGAGGAGGACAACGTTGAGTTCCCGAGACCGACTACGTTGGCGAGACGGCGACGGGAGctcagaagacgaagcagcacAGAGGCGACAGGTTCTAcggcgtctccgcgctcCCGGGTGGGGACGACTGTGTTTTTCAtggttctcctctctgtggtTTCGTACCTGTTAGTTCAGAATCGAAAGCGCATCGCCAACTTTGTCGGCGACAGCGGCGTCACCCTCGCAGTGGTGACAGACCAGGTGCCGGAGGCCTCGACATCCACAAGCGACGTAGTCCAGGTGTCTGACGATGCGCTGGAAGACTCGGACGCGAAAGCAGAAATAGCGAGTTCCTATAAAATCCCAGCAGACGTCGTCCGGCGCGCAACGAAACTCGCTCGTGACCATTACGTCTTGTCGGCGTTCTTTGCCGCCACAGTCGTGAGTTTGGCTGTGTACAGCGGTCACCTCCCGTTTCTCGGGGCGCCGCAGAGCGGAGCGGCGCGTTCGTCGGCGGGTGGGCCGCTGCGTTTCGCGGACCTCTTCCCGCATCTGTTGAAGTCAGAGAACGTTGATCGAGACGCGACTGAAATCGAGAGTCGGGCGCTCGAGCAGCTGGGTGTCGTCGCGTCCTCGTGGAAGCCAACAGAATCGCTCCGGAAATTCTTCGAGTGGTTGATGAGTGAGAGGCCGGGACCTGCTGCGGACGAGCCGACGCTGCCGAGTGTGGAGTTCGTGAACGGGCTCGTCGGCACAATGGTCGCCAAACTGAAGGCGTCGGTGTCAAACTTGCCTGCGGGGGGGATGCTGATGTCCCTGGGGAAAATGCTGATGTTTGCAGGCGTTATCTTCGGTGCCGGGCAGCTCACGACGCGCGTGCTCAAGGCCGAAGTCAACGCTGTGACAGGCAGGTTCGGGGTGGTCAGGCGCCAGATCTGGGAGCGGGAGCAGGCCGCACAAGAGGCGGAAAACGTCGTGAATCAATTGCAGCAACATGTGACGAAACTCGAGGCGAAGCTCGAGATGGAACGCGAGGCCCTGAAGAGCGAATCGGAGCGGGCGGCCACTGCGCGAGTCATGCTCAAGCAACTGAAAGAGACCAGTGAAGGCGTCGTCGAAGACAAGGCCGCTGTGCTGGAGGCGGCAGGACGCGAAGCCGAGGACCGGCGCGCGAAGATCGCGGCGATTGTGGCGCAAATCAAGGAGACCAACGAGGAGATAAAACGCTTGGAAGCCGAGCGCGCCGCGCTCCAAGAGGAGGTGCACTTGGCCTCGGTGGAGGTGGCGAGTCTCGTAGGTGACGTCGATACGCAAAGAGGGACTGTGGGAGCCGGTGGAAGACCTCGCGGCGAACAGGGGAAACGCGAGGCGTTGGAGCAAttggagaaggaaacgcaggtgATGCTCAGTGTGATCGACGAGCTGAACAGCGCAATTGACAAAGCCACCACTCTGAAAGACATCACGACGAAACGCGTCATCGATCTGCAGAACGTCCACGCAACGGCCGCAGAAGCAACCAAACgggaacaggaagagacTGAAAAGGTTGTGCAGGCGATGTGCGACGTGATCGACCGCATCGAAAACGATACAAACGACGCGCGAAGCAATTTGGTCATCTTGGAAGAGAAACTCAAAGATGCGAACGCCAAGATTGAAGCGATCCGGCAAGCAGCCGAAGGGCAGGAAGAcccgcagcagctgcgggCTGCGATCCAGGCGCAGGAAGCGTAA